CCCACACCTGTGGTGAGCTGCGCGCGAGCGACGTCGGCAGCGACGTCCGCCTCTCCGGCTGGCTGCACAATAGGCGCGACCTGGGCGGCATCCTCTTCATCGATCTGCGCGACCACTACGGCATCGTCCAGCTCGTCGCCCGCCCCGGCACCCCCGGGAACGAGGCGCTGGCGCACCTCACCAAGGAGACCGTCGTACGGATCGACGGCAAGGTCGTCTCCCGCGGCGCCGACAACGTCAACCCCGAGTTGCCCACCGGCGAGATCGAGATCGAGGTCGGCGACGTGGAGGTGCTCGGCGGCGCCGAGCAGATCCCGTTCACCATCAACGCCGAGGACGGCGTCGGCGAGGAGCGCCGGCTCGAGTACCGCTTCCTCGACCTGCGCCGCGAGCGCATGCACCGCAACATCATGCTGCGCACCGCCGTCGTCACGGCCATCCGGCAGAAGATGACGGCCCTCGGCTTCAACGAGCTGACGACCCCGATCCTCTCGGCCACCTCCCCCGAGGGCGCCCGCGACTTCCTGGTCCCCTCCCGGCTGCACCCCGGCACGTTCTACGCGCTGCCGCAGGCCCCGCAGCAGTTCAAGCAACTGCTGATGATGGCCGGGTTCGACCGCTACTTCCAGATCGCGCCCTGCTTCCGCGACGAGGACGCCCGCGCCGACCGCTCGCCCGGCGAGTTCTACCAGCTCGACATGGAGATGAGCTTCGTCGAGCAGGAGGACGTCTTCGCCGTCATCGAGAAGGTGATGACGGAGCTGTTCGAGGAGTTCGGCGACGGCCGGCACGTCACGTCGCCGTTTCCCCGGGTCCCGTACCGCGACGCGATGGTCAAGTACGGCTCGGACAAACCGGATCTGCGGGCGGAGCTGGAGCTGTCGGACGTCACGGACGTCTTCGCGGAGAGCGGGTTCCAGGCGTTCGCGGGCAAGCACGTCCGGGCCCTGCCGGTGCCGGCCGTGCAGGACCAGCCGCGCAAGTTCTTCGACGCGCTCGGCGACTTCGCCGTCGAGCAGGGCGCGAAGGGCCTGGCCTGGGTGCGGGTCGGTGAGGGCGGCGCGCTGTCCGGGCCGATCGCGAAGTTCCTCACCGAGGAGAACGTGCGGGTGCTCACGGAGCGCCTGGGCCTGGAGGCCGGGCACGCCGTGTTCTTCGGCGCGGGCGAGACCGGCGAGGTCTCCAGGATCATGGGTGCGGTGCGCGTGGAGGCCGCGAAGCGCGCCGGGCACTTCGCGGAGGGCGTCTTCCGGTTCTGCTGGATCGTCGACTTCCCGATGTTCGAGAAGAACGAGGACACGGGCGAGATCGAGTTCTCGCACAACCCGTTCTCCATGCCGCAGGGCGGCATGGCCGCGCTGGAGAACAAGGACCCGCTGGACGTGCTCGCCTTCCAGTACGACATCGTCTGCAACGGCGTCGAGCTGTCCTCCGGCGCGATCCGGAACCACGAGCCCGAGGTCATGTTCAAGGCGTTCGGCATCGCGGGGTACAGCAAGGACGAGGTGGAGCGCGAGTTCGGCGGCATGCTGCGCGCCCTCCGCTTCGGCGCCCCGCCGCACGGCGGGATCGCGCCCGGCATCGACCGCATCGTGATGCTGCTGGCCGACGAGCCGAACATCCGCGAGACGATCGCCTTCCCCCTCAACGGCAACGCCCAGGACCTGCTCATGGGCGCGCCCAGCGAGGTCGACGAGGCCCGGCTGCGCGAGCTGCACATCGAGCTGCGCAAGCCCCAGCCCAAGTAGACGGCACATAGAGCGGAGAGGCTTTCCCACCGGCGTACGGGCCGGGGCGCCCGGCGGGCCCCCGGCCCGTGGTGGTGCCAGGTACACCCCGGAGCCGGGTGGGCATCCCATGGGGCGCGGGGACGCGAATTCCTAGGTTGATGTCATCGACATCGCAGAGGGGAACCGTCCCATGTGGGCCATGGCCATCCGTACGCTCCGCCACAGAACCGCCGCGCTCTCGGCGACCTTCCTGGCGCTCTTCCTGGGCACCGTCATCGTGATGACGTGCGGCGGTCTGCTGGAGACCGGCATACGCAACAACGCGCCGGCGCAGCGCCTCGCGGGCGCCGACCTCGTGGTCACCGGCGACCGCGACCTCCCCCGTGGCGACGAGACCGCCGTCCTCCCCGAGCGCCCCGCCCTCGACGGCTCCCTCACCGCGGCCGTGCGGAACGTCCCCGGCGTCGCACGCGCCGTCCCCGAGCGGGTCTTCGAGGCCGCCGTGCTCGGTGCCGGCGACGCCCCCGACGCCCAGGCCCACGGCTGGTCCTCCGCCGCCGTCACCCCGTACGAGCTGACCGGAGGCCGGGCCCCCGAGGGCCCCCGCGACGTGGTGCTGGACGAGGCGACGGCCCGCGCGTACGGCGTGCGCCCCGGCGACAAGGTGCGCGTCGCGGCGCAGGGGAGCGCCGAGGCGTACCGCCTGACCGGCGTGGTCCGCACCGCGCACGCCGTCGACCGCGGCGCCGTGTTCTTCACCGACGACCGCGCCCGCGCGCTCTCCCCCGCCGTCGCCGACATCGCCGTCACGGCCGCGCCCGGCACCGACCACGGCGAGCTGAAGGACCGTCTCGGCGAGGTCGTCGCGGACCGCACCGCGAAGGCGCAGACCCCGGCGAAGGTCGTCTCGGGCGACGACCGCGGCGCCGTCGAGTACCCCGAGGTGCTGACCCGCAAGGAGGATCTGATCGCGCTGGCCGGCGCCTTCGGCGGGATGGCCACCCTCGTCGCGGTCTTCGTCGTCTCCGGCACGGTCGCGCTCTCCGTCGAGCGGCGCCGCCGCGAGTTCGCGCTGCTCCGCACCATCGGCGGCACCCCGCGCCAGTTGCGCCGGCTGCTGCTCGCCGAGACGCTGATGGTCGCGCTGGTCGCCGGCGCGGCGGGCTGGTTCGCCGGGCCGCCCGCGGGGGAGCGGCTCTTCGAGGAGTTCACCGGCAGCGGCATGGTGTCGGAGGCCGTCGCGTACGAGCAGGGCTGGATACCCGCCGTCGCCGCGGGCGGCGCGCTGCTGCTGACCTCGCTGCTCGGCGGCTTCCTCGGCGGCCGGCGCGGGGTGAGGGTCACGGCCGTCGAGGCGATGGCGGAGTCGGCGGTACGGACCCGCTGGGCGACCCCGGCGCGGATCGTGGCGGCGCTGCTCTTCCTCGCCGGCGCGGTCGCGCTGGCCATCCTCACCTGGGTGCTCTTCGACGGCCCAATCGCCGCCAGCACCGCGGGACCCACCGTGCTCTGCGCGGCCATCGCCCTCGCGCTCCTCGGCCCGGGGCTGACGAAGCTGTGCACCGTGCTGATCTCGGGCCCGGTGAAGGCCGTCACCGGCGCCGGCGGCGAACTCGCCGTCCTCACCGCGCGGGCCCGCGCCGTCCGGATGGCGGGCGTCGTCACCCCGGTGATGCTGGCGGTCGCCATGGCCACCGCGAACCTGTACCTGCAGACCACCCAGACCGACGCCTCCCGCGAGGCGTACGCCGTGAACCTGCGCGCCGACGCCGTCGTCGACTCCGCCTCCGGCACCCTCGCCCCGGCGCTCACCGCCGACGTCCGCGCCACCGAGGGCGTCGCCGCGGCCGGCGCGTACGTCACCAGCACCGGCTGGATCGACGGCATGGGCGACGAGGACGGTGTACCGCTCCAGGGGATCGACGCGCGCGGGGCCGCCCGCACCACCGCCCTGGACCCGGTCGAGGGCGACGTCGCCGACCTCACCGGGCGGACCATCGCCCTGCCCGCCGGCGCCGCGGACGGCCGGGGCGTCGGCGACACCGTCGAGGTGCGCTTCGGCGACGGCGCCGCCGCCGAGCTGCGGATCGCCGCGCTCTTCGAGGGGCGCGCCGGCTACGACACCGTGTTCGTGCCCGCGGACCTCCTCGCCGCGCACACCGACGGCGCGCTGCCGCAGCAGATCCTCGTACGCGCCGCGGACGGGACGAGCGCCGCGGCGCTGACGGCGAACCTGGAGAAGACCCTCGCGGACCACCCCGGCACCACCGTCGTCGACCGCGACGAGCTGATCGAGGCCAATATCAAGGACACCAAGACCCAGGCGTGGGTCAACTACCTGATGGTCGGCATGATCGTCGCGTACACGGCGATCTCCGTGGTCAACAACCTGGTGCTCTCCGTCTCCGGCCGCCGCCGTGAGTTCGGGCTGCAGCGGCTGGCCGGCGCCACCCGGCGGCAGGTGCTGCGGATGCTGACGATCGAGGCGCTGATCGTCGCCGGGATCGGCGTGGCCCTCGGCACGGCCGCCGCGGCCACCGCGCTGGTGCCGTTCAGCCACGCGGCGGCGGACAGCCTGCTCCCCACGGGACCGCTCTCCGTCTACGCCGCGATCGTCTCCGGTGCCGTGGCCCTCGCGCTGACCGCCACCCTGGTGCCGGGCTGGGCGGCCCTCCGGGCGCGGCCCGCGGAGGCGGCGCTGGCGGAGGAGTGAGCGGGAGGGCCCGCCCCGGGTGCGGGGCGGGCCCTGGTGTCTTGCGGCGGCACCGCCAGGCAGCACCGCAAGACGGCTCGGCCGGCCGGGGTCCCGCGGGGCCCCGGCCGGAGTCGTCGGCTCAGCCGAAACGGCCCGACACGTAGTCCTCGGTCGCCTGCACCGACGGGTTGGAGAAGATCTTGTCGGTGTCGTCGATCTCGATGAGCCGGCCCGGCTCGCCGACGGCGGCCAGGTTGAAGAACGCGGTGCGGTCCGAGACGCGCGCCGCCTGCTGCATGTTGTGCGTGACGATGACGATCGTGAACCGCGTCTTCAGATCCCCGATGAGGTCCTCGATGGCGAGGGTGGAGATCGGGTCGAGGGCCGAGCAGGGCTCGTCCATGAGGAGCACCTGGGGTTCGACGGCGATGGCGCGGGCGATGCACAGGCGCTGCTGCTGGCCGCCGGAGAGGCCGGAGCCGGGGCGGCTCAGGCGGTCCTTGACCTCGTTCCACAGGTTCGCGCCGCGCAGGGACTTCTCCACCACGTCGTCCAGCTCGGACTTCTTGTAGCGGGCGTTGAGCTTCAGGCCCGCGGCCACGTTCTCGTACACGCTCATCGTCGGGAACGGGTTGGGCCGCTGGAAGACCATGCCCACCACGCGCCGTACGGAGACGGGGTCGACGCCGGAGCCGTAGAGGTTCTCGTCGTCCAGCATCACCTTCCCCTCCACCCGCGCGCCCGGGATGACCTCGTGCATGCGGTTGATGGTGCGCAGGAAGGTGGACTTGCCGCAGCCGGACGGGCCGATGAAGGCCGTCACGGACTTCGGCTCGACGGCCATCGAGATGTCCTCGATCGCCTTGAAGTCGCCGTAGTAGGCGGTGAGGCCGCTGATGTCGATGCGCTTGGCCATGTCAGATCACTTCTCCTCTGGCCGTCAGCGGCCGGTTTTCGGGGCCTTCCAGCGGGCTATGCCGCGGGCCAGCAGGTTGAGGATCATCACGAAGACGATGAGGACGAGGGCGGCGGCCCAGGCGCGGTCGAACGACGCCGACGTACCCGCCCCCCACTGCTGGTAGATGTACAGCGGCAGGGACGCCTGGCCGCCGTCGAAGGGGTTGTTGTTGATCGCGGGGCTGCCGAAGACGAGCAGCAGCACGGGGGCGGTCTCGCCGGTGATGCGGGCGACGGCCAGCATGACGCCGGTGGTGATGCCGCCGAGGGAGGTGGGGAGGACGACCTTGAGGATCGTCTTCCACTTCGGTACGCCCAGGGCGTACGACGCCTCGCGCAGCTCGTTCGGGACGAGCTTCAGCATCTCCTCGGTGGAGCGGACCACCACGGGCATCATCAGGATCGCCAGGGCCAGCGCACCGGCGAAGCCGGAGTAGCCGAAGTCCAGGATCATGATCCACAGGCTGAGGACGAAGAGGCCGGCGACGATCGACGGGATGCCCGTCATGACGTCGACGAAGAAGGTGACCGCCTTCGCCAGCGCTCCGCGGCCGTACTCCACCAGGTAGACGGCGGTCAGCAGGCCGATCGGGGTGGCGATCAGCGTGGCGATCAGCACCTGCTCGATGGTGCCCATCAGCGCGTGGTAGACGCCGCCGCCGGGCGCGACGTTGACCACGCCGCTCATCGAGTGGGTGAGGAAGTAGCCGTCGGTGACCTTGATGCCCTTGCTGACGGTCTCCCAGATCAGCGACGCCAGCGGGACGACGGCCAGCAGGAACGCCACCCACACCAGGGAGGTCGCCAGCCGGTCCTTCGCCTGCCGGCCGCCCTCGACCGCGGTCGAGATGACGAACTGGCCGATGACGAAGAGGATGGCCGCGATCAGGCCCCACTGGATGCGGCTGCCGAGGTCGGCGAGCACGCCGATGGCCACGGCCACGGCGGCGGCGCCGCCGGCGATGCCCAGGGGCGCGAAGCGGGGCAGCCGCGGCTGCTGGATGCCGAGCCGGTCGACCGGCCGCTTGTCGGCGATGGTCTGCGCGCTCATGCGTTGGCCCCCGAGTACTCCTTGCGGCGCGCGATGATCAGCCGGGCGGCGCCGTTGACCAGCAGCGTGATGACGAACAGCACCAGGCCGGAGGCGATCAGCGCGTCCCGCCCGAACTGCCCGGACTCGCCGAACGACGCGGCGATGTTCTGCGCGAACGTACCGCCGCCCGCCTGGAGGATCTCCGCCGACAGCAGCGCCGACGGCGACAGCACGGTGGCCACCGCCATCGTCTCGCCGAGCGCCCGGCCGAGGCCCAGCATCGAGGCGGAGATGACGCCGGAACGGCCGAAGGGCAGCACCGTCATGCGGATGACCTCCCAGCGCGTGGCGCCCAGCGCCAGCGCGGCCTCCTCCTGGAGGCGGGGGGTCTGGGCGAAGACCTCGCGGCTGACGTTGGTGATGATCGGCAGGATCATCACGGCCAGCAGGATGCCCGCGGTCATCAGCGAGCGCGGCGCGGTGCCGTCGAAGGAGAGCACGACGGTCCAGCCGAAGTAGCGGTCCAGCCACTCGTACGTGCCGATCAGGTGCGGCACCAGGAACAGGGCGCCCCACAGGCCGTAGACGATGGACGGGACGGCGGCCAGCAGGTCGATGACGTACGCGAGGGGCGCCGCCAGCCTCCGCGGCGCGTAGTGGGTGATGAAGAGCGCGATGCCCACGGCGATCGGCACCGCGATGACCATCGCGACGATCGAGGAGACGACCGTGCCGAAGGCCAGGACGGCGATGCCGAACTTCGGCGGGACGGCGTTCGCGTCCCACTCGAAGGTGGTGAGGAAGTTGCCCTCGTTGTCCGCGAGGGCGAGGGACGCGCGGTACGCGAGGAACGCGGCGATCGCGGCCATGATCAGCAGCAGGACGATCCCGGACCCCTTCGACAGGCCGGAGAAGACCTTGTCGCCGCGGCGGGAGCCGCCCTTGCCGTTCGACAGCAGGACCTGTGACGGCGGTGGGGCGGGGGTTTCTCTGTCGGTGGGTGGAGCAGTCATACGTGAATCTCCGGTCTGGTGTGGGGCGACGGCGCGGTCTGCGCCCGCGTCCCGGCGGCGGTGCACCGGATGGCCCCCGCCGGCCGGCGGTGTGGTTCGCCGGCCGGCGGGAGGGGGATCAGGACAGGCTGTCGACGGTCTTGGCGACCTCGGCGGCCATCTCCGCGGGCAGCGGGGCGTAGCCGACGTCGACGATCGACTGCTGGCCGGCCTCGCTGGCGGTGTAGGAGAGGAAGGACTTCACCGCGTCCAGGGACTCCGGCTTGTTGCCCTTGTCGCACGCGATCTCGTACGTCACGAGGGTGATCGGGTACGCGCCCTCTTCCTTGGTGGCGTAGTCCAGCTCCAGCGCCATGTCGGGCGCCTTGCCGACCCGCTTGCCGACGGCGATGGCCTGGGAGGCGTTCTCCACGGTGGCCTCGACGGGCTCGGCGGCACCGGTGTCCAGCTTCACGGTGCTCAGGTCGTTGGACTCGGCGTGCGAGATCTCCATGTACGAGATGGCGCCGTCGGTCTGCTTCACCTGCGAGGACACCCCGGCCGAGCCGGTGGCGGCCTGGCCGCCCTCGATCGGCCACTTCTTGTCGGGCTCGTGCGGCCAGGCGTCCTTGGCGGCCGTGTTGAGGTAGGCGGCGAGGTTCTCGGTGGTGCCGGACTCGTCCGAGCGGTGCACGGGCTGGATCTTGGTGTCCGGCAGTTCGGCCTCGGGGTTCAGCTTGGCGATGGCCTCGTCGTTCCAGTTGGTGATCTCGCCGCCGAGCACGTTCGCCAGGGTCTCGGCGTCGAGCACCAGCTCGTCCACGCCCTCGAGGTGGTACGCGATCGCGACCGGGCCGCCGACCATCGGCAGGTTGATGCCCTGCCCGCCGGAGCAGACGTCCTTGGACTTCTCCAGCTCCTCCGGCTCCAGCGCGGAGTCGGAGCCGGCGAAGGCGGTCTGGCCGTTGAGGAACTCCTCGATGCCGGCGCCGGAGCCGACCGGCTTGTAGTTGACCGTCACGTCGGGGCAGGCGGCCTGGTAGTCGGCGACCCACTGCTGTACGGCGTTGTCCTGGGCGCTGGAGCCCGAGGCGAGCAGCTCGCCGCTGCCGCCGCACGTGATCTCGCCGCCGGCGGCGGCGCTCTTGTCGCCGCCCTTGGCCTTGTCGTCGCCGGAGTCCGAATTGTCGTCCGAGCCGCACGCCGAGAGGACGAGGGCGCTGGAGAGGGCGAGTATGCCTGCAGCGGTGCGGTACCGGATCTTGCTCTGAGACTTCACTGGGGACTTTCCTTCCTGAGGCCGCACTTCCAGGAGCGGCTGATGACAATCGAGACGAACGGAGTCGTGGGGTCTAGGGGAGGTCCGGGGCCGGCGGCACGAAGCGATAGCCGACGTTGCGGACGGTGAGGATGATCCGTGGATCGTGAGGGTTGTCCCCGATGCGGTCGCGCAGCCGACGGATGTGCACGGCGATCGTGTTGGACTTCGGTGCGCTGCCACCCCACAGCTCGGCGCTGATCTGGTCCCGGGTGACGACCTTCTCGGCGTTGGCCACCAGCAGGTGCAGCAGCTTGAACTCGCGCAGCGGAAGCTGCACCAGCCGGCCGTCGACGCGGGCCTCGAAGGTGGCGGGGTTGACGCTGTACGGGCCTGAGGCCACCGTCTGGTCCACGTCGTACGTCGCCGGGCTGGCGACGCCGAGCATCTTCAGGACCTCGTACGGCCGGTAGGGCCGGGCGACGCAGGCGCTGGCCCCGGCGGTGAGCGCCTCCACGGCGTCCTCCGCGTCGTCGGGGCCGACGCCGATGATGACCGGCGTGGTGCTGCGCCGCCGCAGCACCTCCACCACCCGGGCGCCGGGCACGAGCGGCAGTTTGGCGCTGACGAGCAGAGCGTCGGGGGACTGCAGGCCGACCTGGAGCAGCGCCTCCGCTCCGTCGGAGCAGAAGACGACCTTCACCTGATGGCCCGCCAGGTGCTCCGCAAGATCGTGCGCCACCTGTTCGTCCGGATCGGCGAGCAGCAGGACATGTCCGTGTCGCTGGCCGGGTATCGCCGGTGTGTCCATCGGTCGGTCACCACCCCCTTCGTCGCCTCTCATGGAAATCGGCGTCTGCGGACGCGGCCGGTGGTGGCGGTTAACTGAAGGTGAACATCGGAACAGGAGTGCATGATGCCGTTATCCGCCCGTTATGAACGGCGTGATCCAGGGCACCCTGAGCCCCACTGCACGTGTCGCGGCTCACCTTTCCGGCAGCCCGCCGGACCGCCGTACGGGCACGTGACCGGGGCACCTCACAGCCCGCCCGAGCCGCCCGAGTCCCCGCCGGTGTCGCCCGCGCCGCCCGGCCGGCCGCTGTGCTCCTTCAGCCGCGCCAGATCGCGCTCCAGCTCCTTCTCCTGCACGTCGCTGAGCGGGATGTAGCCGGCCTCCGAGGCGAAGTCCGTGTGGCTGTCCACGTAGAACTCGACGAACGCCTCCACCTCGGGGCGCTCCAGCGCCTTCGCCGAGGGGTAGAGGAACAGCGGCCGGGCCAGCGGCTTGTACGAGCCGTCCTGGACCGACGCCGTGCTGGGCGCGACGCAGCCGCCACCGGCGTCGATCTCCAGGGCGCGCAGCTTGTCGCGGTTCTCGTCGAAGTAGGTGAAGCCGAAGTAACCGAGCCCGCCGGAGTGCTCCGCGACGCCCTTGACGAGCGTGTTGTCGTCGCTGCTCGGGGTGAAGTCGGCGCGGGACGCCTTCTCCTCCCCGTTGATGGCCTCGGTGAAGTAGTCGAACGTGCCCGAGTCGGTGTCGGGCCCGTAGAGCTGCAGCGGCTCGTCCGGGAACGTGGGGTCGACCTCCCGCCAGCTCGCCAGCGCGGAGCCGGGCTCCCAGATGCGCTTGAGCTGGTCGGTGGTGATGCAGTCGATCCAGTCGTTGGCGCGCGGGACCACGACGGTGAGCGCGTCGTTGGCGATCGTCAGCTCGCGGTACGGCACGTCCCAGTTGGCGCAGGTCTCCTTCTCGAAGTCGTTGATCGGCCGGGATGCGTCTGATATATCCGTTTCGCCCGCGCAGAACTTGTCGAAGCCGCCGCCGGTGCCGGACGCCCCGACCTCGACCCGTACCCCCGGCTCCCGCCCGCCGAAGCGCTCGCCCGCGAGCTTCGTCAGCGGCTCCACCGTGCTGGAGCCGTCGATCGTGACCGTCCCGGCCGGCCGCGCCGTCTCGTCCTCGGCCGGGCCGGCCTCGCTCTCGGCGCCGCAGGACACGAGGGAGGCGACGGCGGCCGGGGCGAGGAGGAGGACGCCCAGGCGGGCGGCGGTGCGCTTCGTCTTTGTCGGGCTCACGGGCTTTCACTGCTCCTCGCTGATCGATTCGGACATACCTCGGGTCCTGTATCGAAGTGGCGGCAGTCGGCCATGCGGGGCGGCTTCGGTGAGCAAGGGGTGAACAGTGGACGACCAGACGTGATGCCGTTATGCGGCTGTGATGAAAGCGCGGACCACGAGGCGAACGCGCAGGCGGGAGGGGTGTACGCGGCCCGCGCCGGCCCGGCGCGCGTCGATGCGCGAGGCCCGCTAGATCGGATCTAGCGGGCGCCTGCCGGTTTCTGGCGCCTGAAGGGTGAAGGCCCGGGCACACCGCCCGGGGCAGCCGAGACCGGGGGGTGCGCGATGCGGAACGGCGAGTCCGGCGTACGCGAGACGCCCGGCGCCGCGGCGGCGTCCGGCCCCCCGGGCGCGGCCGGCGCGGGCGCCCTGCTGCGGATCGCGTGCATACTCGGCGGCCAGGAGGAGCCCGACTGCCGCCCGCCCGCCGTCGCCCACTGGCTCGACGAGCTGGCGGGCGCCCGCGGCGACATGACTCTGCGCGTGCTGGACCTCGCCGACTACGACCTCCCGCTGCGCTACCCCGCGCACCCGACCGAGCAGATG
The Streptomyces sp. CNQ-509 DNA segment above includes these coding regions:
- the pstB gene encoding phosphate ABC transporter ATP-binding protein PstB → MAKRIDISGLTAYYGDFKAIEDISMAVEPKSVTAFIGPSGCGKSTFLRTINRMHEVIPGARVEGKVMLDDENLYGSGVDPVSVRRVVGMVFQRPNPFPTMSVYENVAAGLKLNARYKKSELDDVVEKSLRGANLWNEVKDRLSRPGSGLSGGQQQRLCIARAIAVEPQVLLMDEPCSALDPISTLAIEDLIGDLKTRFTIVIVTHNMQQAARVSDRTAFFNLAAVGEPGRLIEIDDTDKIFSNPSVQATEDYVSGRFG
- the pstA gene encoding phosphate ABC transporter permease PstA, whose product is MSAQTIADKRPVDRLGIQQPRLPRFAPLGIAGGAAAVAVAIGVLADLGSRIQWGLIAAILFVIGQFVISTAVEGGRQAKDRLATSLVWVAFLLAVVPLASLIWETVSKGIKVTDGYFLTHSMSGVVNVAPGGGVYHALMGTIEQVLIATLIATPIGLLTAVYLVEYGRGALAKAVTFFVDVMTGIPSIVAGLFVLSLWIMILDFGYSGFAGALALAILMMPVVVRSTEEMLKLVPNELREASYALGVPKWKTILKVVLPTSLGGITTGVMLAVARITGETAPVLLLVFGSPAINNNPFDGGQASLPLYIYQQWGAGTSASFDRAWAAALVLIVFVMILNLLARGIARWKAPKTGR
- a CDS encoding PstS family phosphate ABC transporter substrate-binding protein, producing MSPTKTKRTAARLGVLLLAPAAVASLVSCGAESEAGPAEDETARPAGTVTIDGSSTVEPLTKLAGERFGGREPGVRVEVGASGTGGGFDKFCAGETDISDASRPINDFEKETCANWDVPYRELTIANDALTVVVPRANDWIDCITTDQLKRIWEPGSALASWREVDPTFPDEPLQLYGPDTDSGTFDYFTEAINGEEKASRADFTPSSDDNTLVKGVAEHSGGLGYFGFTYFDENRDKLRALEIDAGGGCVAPSTASVQDGSYKPLARPLFLYPSAKALERPEVEAFVEFYVDSHTDFASEAGYIPLSDVQEKELERDLARLKEHSGRPGGAGDTGGDSGGSGGL
- the aspS gene encoding aspartate--tRNA ligase, encoding MHRYRSHTCGELRASDVGSDVRLSGWLHNRRDLGGILFIDLRDHYGIVQLVARPGTPGNEALAHLTKETVVRIDGKVVSRGADNVNPELPTGEIEIEVGDVEVLGGAEQIPFTINAEDGVGEERRLEYRFLDLRRERMHRNIMLRTAVVTAIRQKMTALGFNELTTPILSATSPEGARDFLVPSRLHPGTFYALPQAPQQFKQLLMMAGFDRYFQIAPCFRDEDARADRSPGEFYQLDMEMSFVEQEDVFAVIEKVMTELFEEFGDGRHVTSPFPRVPYRDAMVKYGSDKPDLRAELELSDVTDVFAESGFQAFAGKHVRALPVPAVQDQPRKFFDALGDFAVEQGAKGLAWVRVGEGGALSGPIAKFLTEENVRVLTERLGLEAGHAVFFGAGETGEVSRIMGAVRVEAAKRAGHFAEGVFRFCWIVDFPMFEKNEDTGEIEFSHNPFSMPQGGMAALENKDPLDVLAFQYDIVCNGVELSSGAIRNHEPEVMFKAFGIAGYSKDEVEREFGGMLRALRFGAPPHGGIAPGIDRIVMLLADEPNIRETIAFPLNGNAQDLLMGAPSEVDEARLRELHIELRKPQPK
- a CDS encoding FtsX-like permease family protein: MAIRTLRHRTAALSATFLALFLGTVIVMTCGGLLETGIRNNAPAQRLAGADLVVTGDRDLPRGDETAVLPERPALDGSLTAAVRNVPGVARAVPERVFEAAVLGAGDAPDAQAHGWSSAAVTPYELTGGRAPEGPRDVVLDEATARAYGVRPGDKVRVAAQGSAEAYRLTGVVRTAHAVDRGAVFFTDDRARALSPAVADIAVTAAPGTDHGELKDRLGEVVADRTAKAQTPAKVVSGDDRGAVEYPEVLTRKEDLIALAGAFGGMATLVAVFVVSGTVALSVERRRREFALLRTIGGTPRQLRRLLLAETLMVALVAGAAGWFAGPPAGERLFEEFTGSGMVSEAVAYEQGWIPAVAAGGALLLTSLLGGFLGGRRGVRVTAVEAMAESAVRTRWATPARIVAALLFLAGAVALAILTWVLFDGPIAASTAGPTVLCAAIALALLGPGLTKLCTVLISGPVKAVTGAGGELAVLTARARAVRMAGVVTPVMLAVAMATANLYLQTTQTDASREAYAVNLRADAVVDSASGTLAPALTADVRATEGVAAAGAYVTSTGWIDGMGDEDGVPLQGIDARGAARTTALDPVEGDVADLTGRTIALPAGAADGRGVGDTVEVRFGDGAAAELRIAALFEGRAGYDTVFVPADLLAAHTDGALPQQILVRAADGTSAAALTANLEKTLADHPGTTVVDRDELIEANIKDTKTQAWVNYLMVGMIVAYTAISVVNNLVLSVSGRRREFGLQRLAGATRRQVLRMLTIEALIVAGIGVALGTAAAATALVPFSHAAADSLLPTGPLSVYAAIVSGAVALALTATLVPGWAALRARPAEAALAEE
- a CDS encoding response regulator transcription factor, with product MDTPAIPGQRHGHVLLLADPDEQVAHDLAEHLAGHQVKVVFCSDGAEALLQVGLQSPDALLVSAKLPLVPGARVVEVLRRRSTTPVIIGVGPDDAEDAVEALTAGASACVARPYRPYEVLKMLGVASPATYDVDQTVASGPYSVNPATFEARVDGRLVQLPLREFKLLHLLVANAEKVVTRDQISAELWGGSAPKSNTIAVHIRRLRDRIGDNPHDPRIILTVRNVGYRFVPPAPDLP
- the pstS gene encoding phosphate ABC transporter substrate-binding protein PstS, which codes for MKSQSKIRYRTAAGILALSSALVLSACGSDDNSDSGDDKAKGGDKSAAAGGEITCGGSGELLASGSSAQDNAVQQWVADYQAACPDVTVNYKPVGSGAGIEEFLNGQTAFAGSDSALEPEELEKSKDVCSGGQGINLPMVGGPVAIAYHLEGVDELVLDAETLANVLGGEITNWNDEAIAKLNPEAELPDTKIQPVHRSDESGTTENLAAYLNTAAKDAWPHEPDKKWPIEGGQAATGSAGVSSQVKQTDGAISYMEISHAESNDLSTVKLDTGAAEPVEATVENASQAIAVGKRVGKAPDMALELDYATKEEGAYPITLVTYEIACDKGNKPESLDAVKSFLSYTASEAGQQSIVDVGYAPLPAEMAAEVAKTVDSLS
- the pstC gene encoding phosphate ABC transporter permease subunit PstC produces the protein MTAPPTDRETPAPPPSQVLLSNGKGGSRRGDKVFSGLSKGSGIVLLLIMAAIAAFLAYRASLALADNEGNFLTTFEWDANAVPPKFGIAVLAFGTVVSSIVAMVIAVPIAVGIALFITHYAPRRLAAPLAYVIDLLAAVPSIVYGLWGALFLVPHLIGTYEWLDRYFGWTVVLSFDGTAPRSLMTAGILLAVMILPIITNVSREVFAQTPRLQEEAALALGATRWEVIRMTVLPFGRSGVISASMLGLGRALGETMAVATVLSPSALLSAEILQAGGGTFAQNIAASFGESGQFGRDALIASGLVLFVITLLVNGAARLIIARRKEYSGANA